CAAAATCTCTCCTCACTAATTCACTACCAGTGGGAATACTCATATTGATTCGCAATCGTTGAAATCGTTGTAAATAATCAATATCTCTAGTAATAATTGGACTGCGAGTTTGAATTACTAAAGTAGGAGTGGGATAAAAATCAAGCATTACCCCTAGTAAATTACGAGTCAACTGATATTTCGATTCAAGAGGCTGATAAGGATCTGTAACACTGCTCATATAAATCTTAGGAGATTTTTGAGGATTTTTTCGATACCAACTTTCTAATTCTTTCTCTAATATTAGTGATGCATTTTCTTTAAAAATTACCCATTTTCCCCAATCTAAACGCATTTTTGTATTAGGGCTAAATGCAGCAGCATAGCAATAACTACATCCATATTGACAGCCTCTATAAGGATTTAAAGTAAAGTCATAAGCAGCAATAAAACCAGTGGCTTTTGTCAGCAGAGATTTAGAATTTTGAGCATAGATATTGATATCTCCAAATTTTTCTTTGACTAATTTTGTGGGAGTAAGCTCACAATATCCTTGATATTGGGATTTTGCCATGTTGAAATTTGATAATAAGTAGTTGTATAGAGATATGAATTATCATATCTCTACATCTTTTATAGCCAGGGTTATTTGAGATGACAATTACCTAATTTTAGGATTTGCTAGTAGTTTTTGCGTATCTGCTATTAGTCTGTTACCCCAGAGTTGTTGTTTAATAAACTTAATATCACCCCATCTATTATCTAAACGCAAAGCTGCTTGGGCCATTGCTAAACCCTGGTCTTGCTGTCCTTTATTGTATAAAGCTACTGCTAGAGCCAGCTGAGATTCTGGACTGGTATTGTTAATATTTATTGCCCTTTGAAACTGACGTATAGCTCCTTCAACATCTCCCAATTCATATTTAACTAACCCCAGGTTGTTAATAGCTGGTGATAATTTTGCGTCCAGAGAAAGTGCTTTTTCGTAAGCTGCAATTGCCCTACGATAGTCTTTTTGGTAGTGAAAAGACAAACCCCTAAATCCATAGGCAACAGCATTTTTAGGATCTAACTGCAATGCTTGATTTATATCTGCATTCGCAGCTTGAGTATTGCCTAAAACCAAATTAGTTAAACCCCGATAAGCGTAAGCTACACTAGGACTGACATTACCCCATTGACTATTAGCTTTAATTGCTCGATCATAAGAATTTCGGGCTTCTGTATATTTTCCTAACTCTCTAAATATATCTCCTTGGGCAACCCAAGCTACTGAAAATTTGGGATTAATTTGGGTTGCTTTGGTTATATCTGCCAATGCACTCTGTTTATTTCCTTGCAGATAATAACCACCACCCCGGTAGAAGTAAGCATTAGCATCATTTGGGTTACGGGCGATCGCTTGGTTAAATGGTTCGATCAGCACTTGCTGAGATGCGGATGCTGGGTTTTCTACAAATTTGATTGCGTTTTGGACTTCTTGGTATAAAAATGAATTTCCTTCTTTTTGAATTAAATCACTTGCTTTCTGCAAATCTGCCAATGCACCTGGTTTGTCTCCCCAAAGAAAACCACGTACAACCCCCCGCAATTGATAAGTGCTAAAAAAGTTGGGATCTAATTTCAGCGCTTGATCAAAATCAGCATTAGCCCCTTTTCGATCTCCTAAGCCAGCGCGGGAATAACCCCGGACAGCGTAGGCGTGGGCAAAACCAGGTTCTTGGTCAATAAATTTGTTGATATCAGCGATCGCTCCTTGGTAATCTGGTAAAAATGCACGAGCGCTACCCCTAGCAAGATAAGCAAAACCTAAATTAGGATTCAGGCGCACAGCTTCTTCACCATCCCTCACCGCCCCTGGTATATCTTTCTCTGTGAGACGAATTGCACACCGCATGGCGTAAGCAAACCCATTTTTAGGATTGAGTTGTATTACTTTGTTCAAGTCTGAAGTCGCTGATTGTAAATTTCCGATCAAAAAGTAAGCATTACTCCGGCGGAAGTAAGCATCAGGGTTATTAGGACTAATTTTCAGGGCTTGATTGTAGTCTGCGATCGCGCCTTGGTAATCTTTTCTTTGGGCTTTTGCTCCTCCCAAACTAATATAGTCTTCGGCACTCCGTTGTCTTGTGGCAGTTTGGGAACCCGTCGCGATTGGCTGGGAATTTCTTCTAGTTGCCAAAAAAGTGTTAATCGGAATTCCCAATCGCAAACTTGCTACCAGCGCCCCGTCCTTACGTACCTCTGTATCAGCCCGTCCATTAATACCTACCACACGCCCTTGTTCATCTAACACCGGGCCACCACTCATACCTGGAATCGCCTCGTTGTTGTAAACCAGAGTATATCCATCTTTGCCCTCTTTGAGGCGACTACGGACATTCCCATCTGTAAATTGATAACTACGTTCTTTGGTGATACCAGGTAAAGCATCAGCCCAACCCACCACGTACACCGTCATTCCTTCCCGGACTTGGTCGGAGTTGCCAATATTAGCAATTCGGTAATTTTTATTACTATTAAACTGTAAGACAGCTAAGTCTAATCCAGGTAACTCTTGACTGCGGTACACAGGATATTTACTACCATCGGGGGTTTGAATCTCATATCTGCCATCATTCACCACTACATGACGATTAGTGAGTACGTAGTAAGTTTCGCCCTTACGATCAAAAATTACTCCCGAACCCACACCATCTCCACTAATCAAAACAGTAAAATCTTTTGCTAAATCGCTGACTTGAGCAGGTGTTAACGCCACACTGACTTGAGGCTGCATGATTGTGAGAGTTGCGCCTACTAGTGTTGCTGAAAGATGACGAGTAAATTTCATTTTTAACCTCTGTCTAAATATAGTTTTGTCTAAATTAGTACGTATTATTAACTAAATAATAGTAATATTAACTAACTGATTTCTAAAATAAATTTACTTAAGTTGTTAATAGCTAATAGTAACTAACAATTAGCAATCACCACTCAGCCACAAACGGAAAGTCTATCTGTGTCCATCTGTGTGCATCTGTGTTCGATAAAAACATAAACTTTGTCACAGCTTTAATTCACATCCAAGGTAAGTTTGTAATCACAACTTTATTCTTCATTTAAGATTTTGCGATCGCCACAACTTTGTAATCAGCGATCACTCACAATCTTGTCAACCTACTTCTACCATCACTAAATCCCTTGCAGTCGTTTGATCTCACTCACTGACTTTTGATAACTATCTTCATCTCCCTGTTGCTTAGATAAAGTGGCAGCCTTTTGAAAATCTGCTAATGCTCCTTGTTTATCTCCCGAAATTTTGCGGGCAATAGCTCGTACCATGTAAGCTCTGGGATTATCAGGAAGTAGTTTAATTGACCAATCAAAATCTGCTAATGCTCCTTGTTGGTATTTCAAGAAAAAGCGGCCTCCGCCCCTGATAATGTAACCATAACCAGAGTCGGGGTCGAAGCGAATGGCTTGATTGCCATCAGCGTTTGCACCTTTAAAATCTCCAAGTTGTAAGCGCAGATGACCTCGAAAAGCATAAGCAAAGGAATTTTTGGGACTAAGGCGAATTACCTGATTAAAGTCCTCTAAAGCAGCTTGGTAATTTTTTTGTTTACTATAAGCTACACCTCTTTGATAAAAAGCATCAGAATTGTTGGGACTAAGCTGGAGGGCTTGATTGTAATCGCTAATCGCTCCTTGGTAATCTCCCCGCTTAGCCTTTGCCCCTCCTAAACTAATCAAACCTTCTGCTGTGATTTTTCGTGATGTAACTGGTGTTGTTATGGAAGTTGCCACGCCAGTAGCTGGTTTTTGTGGCGTATTTGCAGAGGGTGAATTTTTTCTCGCTGCCAAAAAGGTATTTACGGGAATCCCTAAGCGCAAACTTGCTACCAAGGTTCCATCTTTGCGTACTTCTGTATCAGCACGCCCATTAATCCCCACGACCCGGCCTTGTTCATCTAAAACCGGACCGCCACTCATGCCTGGTATGGCCTCGTTGTTATAAACTAAACCATAGCCATCTTCTGATTTTTGCAGCCGTGTGCGAATTTTTCCTTCGGTAAATTGATAGGTACGTTCTGAAGTAATGCCTGGTAAAGCATCAGCCCAACCTACTACATACACTGTCATTCCTTCCTGAATTTGGTCGGAGTTACCTAAATTAGCAACACGGTAATTTTTATTACTATTAAACTGTACGATCGCTAAATCTAAACCTGGCAATTCTTGACTGCGGTAAACTGGATAGCGGCTGTTATCAGGTGTTTGAATCTCGTATCTGCCATCGTTTGCCACCACATGCTGATTGGTCAGTACGTAGTAAGTATCTCCTTTGCGGTCAAAAATTATCCCTGAACCAACACCATCCCCACCAATCAGCACAGTAAATTCTTTGGCTAAGTTGCTAACTTGCGTAGCAGTTAGTCCCAAAGCAACTTGAGGTTGTACCACCACCACAGTTGCACCCATCAGCACAGCTGGAAGATAACGACCAAAATTCATGGTTTAACCTCTGCCTGAAAATTGCAATCAGAAGATGATACTAGGTCTACAAATGTCTTAATCGGAATGCCCCAGCTATATTGGTGCATTTGTTGTCGCAGTTCTGGTTCTGGTTCAGTTCCATCTTGATAAACATAGGGGTCGCCCCAAAGCGGTTCGGCGTGCATTCCATTAATTGCTACTACCTTGCCGACGTGGTTTAGTAATGGGCCTCCACTCATCCCCTTTTGAATATCATTGGTATAGCCGACTTTGTAACCGCCTTCTAAGGCTTTGTCTAAGATAAGGGACACTTCACCAGTTTTGCACACAAACCCGATATCCCGATCGCCTTCTTCATCAAAAGGAAAGCCAGCTGCAAAAACTTTATTGCCTTTAGTTAAACTTGAGCGAAAATCCAGGGATGCAACAGTATATTTAGTGCGATCGCTGCGAAACTGCAATCGAGCTAAATCATTGCCGCGATCGCTCATTCTTTGCAAAGTGGCTGCATATACTTTGTCATCATAGGTTTGGATCTGGTAGGGGGCTTTACCAGACCTCAGTACGTGGGCATTAGTTAACACTGTATACACAGAACCTTTTGTATGAATCAGAATCCCTGATCCCAAAAAGTCTTTTGACAAGACTTTGACTGTGATTAACTTGGCCTGTTTTTGCAACTGCTGTGTTGAACACTGACTTAAAGGTTGTTCAACTGAACTGACAGTCGGTGCTACTAATACTGACGAGATTGATAAACTGCCAATACAGGTAGCTAATATGATTTTGCGCCAATCCATTTTGGTTAATTGCTTAACATTGCCAAGCTGGTTTTCCTACTGGGCAAAATTCACCTGATTTGGAACTTTCTGCCTCATTTATCCATTTTTGGACATCTACATAAGCTGTATCATCTCCAGCAGTAACCACAGCATTATGATTGTTGTTACTGCTAAAACCACTAAGATCTATACTGACCCCACCACTTCCACCCCGATAATCGAGTAGTCTTTGTAAAGTTTCGCGGGGATTGCGATCGGGCTTGAGAGTAACTAGGACACCATTTGCAAGACAAGGCCCATTTTTCTCACTAGCTACACACAAAACGGGTTGACTCCTCAGCTTGCCTGCTCTGAGAAAATTCAAAGTTCCGTTGTCATAAAATCTTTGGAATCTGCTAGATATTTCTTCACAGCGCTTTTCTGGAGTCCAAGGCGGTGGAAAAGCTTCGTCAACCCAACGAATTATGGGAATATTTCCCCGTGATGTGCGAACAAGTGTTGCCGGTACACCCCTACTCATACCGCAAAAAAACTTGCTAGTCTGAGCATGGCTAGGCTGAGTAATAGTTGCTGTAGAACTGAGTGTAAGAGCAGCAATACTCAAAATTTGAGTAAATACACTAAGTTTCATTTTTATTCTCACTTCCTAGAAAGGATGAAAATTAGATTCAATAAACGGCGGTAATATATTAATCTTCAGTATATCTCCTGAAAATTATCGATAATTATGAAATATTAATAAAAACTATATAATTTCGTAGTGAGCGATTTATCGCTCTCCCCAAATTGATATGCTGTTGATAACTGATAACTAATAACTGTAAAAAAGCGCTCCCATTGAGAGAGCGCTTTTTATCATTCACAAGAAGCTAACTTAACTATCCATGAATTGCAGGAGCGTTCATTGCTACAGGTACAGCTTCACCACTTGCCAAGTCTAATGGGAAGTTGTGAGCATTACGCTCGTGCATCACTTCCATACCCAGGTTGGCACGGTTGAGTATATCTGCCCAGGTGTTAACTATACGACCGTGGGAGTCAAGAATTGATTGGTTAAAGTTGAACCCATTCAAGTTAAACGCCATTGTGCTGATGCCCAAAGCCGTGAACCAAATACAAACTACGGGCCAAGCTGCTAAGAAGAAGTGCAAAGAACGAGAGTTGTTAAAGCTGGCATACTGCCAAATTAAGCGTCCAAAGTAACCATGAGCAGCCACAATATTGTAGGTTTCCTGCTCTTGACCAAACTTGTATCCATAGTTGACGGATTCATTCTCTGTGGTTTCCCTCACCAAGGAGGAAGTCACCAAAGAACCGTGCATCGCACAGAAGAGCGAACCACCAAACACCCCAGCCACACCAAGTTGATGGAAGGGATGCATGAGAATGTTATGTTCCGCTTGGAACACAAGCATGAAATTAAATGTACCACTGATGCCTAGAGGCATTCCGTCAGAGAAACTGCCTTGCCCAATTGGGTAAATTAAAAAGACAGAGGTAGCAGCAGCTACAGGAGCAGAATAAGCAACGCAGATCCAAGGACGCATACCCAAGCGATAGCTGAGTTCCCATTGCCGTCCCATCCAGCAGAAAATACCGATGAGGAAATGGAAAACAATTAGCTCGTAGGGACCGCCATTATAGAGCCATTCATCAAGAGAAGATGCTTCCCAAATAGGGTAAAAGTGCAAACCGATCGCATTAGATGTAGGTACAATGGCGCCAGAAATTATGTTGTTGCCATATAACAAAGAACCAGAAACAGGTTCACGAATACCGTCAATATCGACAGGTGGTGCTGCAATGAAGGCAATAATAAAGCAGATAGTTGCTGTCAACAGCGTTGGAATCATCAAAACGCCGAACCAGCCAACGTAAAGTCTGTTATTAGTGCTGGTAATCCACTCACAGAACCTATCCCAGAGGCTACCACTTTCGCCTCTTGTTAAAGTTGTGGTCATGGCTGTTTTGTTTCAAAATTCAATGAATGTACAGATGACAAATTTCTCATTTTTTTAATTGAGAAATTTGCGATTTTTACGGTTATTTACTAAAATTTTCCCCTAAATAACTGGAATGCCCTAATTCAAGATTGAAATCTGTTTTGGTCGCAGTTTACATTTTCATGAAACACAAGGTTTTAGCAACCAGCGAACGTGATTACCAAAACAATTGTATTGCAGTCAAATCCAAACTGCCCTCAGTTTCTTAATAATCTCTACTTAGGGAGATAGCCAGATCAAAGGAGAAAATTTTCCTGGTCTTACGATCTGGTTGTACATTAAATTTTTGTATTTATCAATCTATTTTTGTTAACTTTTATAACTCTTTTGCAGCGCTCAATTTGTTTGTCTTTTAGTTTAAAAAACTTAAATAAAAATGCAAGTGATACTCTATTTTTATCAAAAAACATCTAAATAATCAAGCTATCTAAATATGATTAAAAATATTTAAATCTAACCAAAATCAAGCGAACGCCTGTAGATATATCAATCCTGTTATGACATTCTCTTCTATTTTATCGAGTTCTCGGTTTTGCTTAATAATTATCACTTTTAGTTTCTATTAAAATAAACCTTTAAGTTGATTTGAGGTAGCAAATTTAAGATTTTGCACCAGCTTTTGGCTCTGCCAAGAAATAATTTAAAGCTTACTAAATATACATTTGAATTTGTTAAAAGTAACAAACAACAAAGAAATAATGTGTGTGACTAATTTTACCTAATGATTGAAAAGTACAGAGATACCCTATGGTCGTTGTTGCACACCCTTTCCCCGAACTCTCGAAAAGGATTAGGGAAGGGTGTTAATCTACATCAGATAAAAAGGCTGTAGTTGAGATTTTTAGCTTTGCTGCTAGTTGTTTGAATGCGATCGCATAGAGGTGTAAGTAGAGGAAAAACTCACCCACCCTACATCCAGTCTCAAGGGTC
Above is a genomic segment from Fischerella sp. JS2 containing:
- a CDS encoding COP23 domain-containing protein yields the protein MKLSVFTQILSIAALTLSSTATITQPSHAQTSKFFCGMSRGVPATLVRTSRGNIPIIRWVDEAFPPPWTPEKRCEEISSRFQRFYDNGTLNFLRAGKLRSQPVLCVASEKNGPCLANGVLVTLKPDRNPRETLQRLLDYRGGSGGVSIDLSGFSSNNNHNAVVTAGDDTAYVDVQKWINEAESSKSGEFCPVGKPAWQC
- a CDS encoding SPL family radical SAM protein, which encodes MAKSQYQGYCELTPTKLVKEKFGDINIYAQNSKSLLTKATGFIAAYDFTLNPYRGCQYGCSYCYAAAFSPNTKMRLDWGKWVIFKENASLILEKELESWYRKNPQKSPKIYMSSVTDPYQPLESKYQLTRNLLGVMLDFYPTPTLVIQTRSPIITRDIDYLQRFQRLRINMSIPTGSELVRRDFEPRSPSIKARLNALKNIKLNIDQFKGFIPKISVTITPLLPTFPDEEDIFIEQLRFVDRIVIQDFHPSQNNSLVASTRQEAEEIKRKYAWWYDNEKVSYITFKQKLVSRLPEQEIKEGKDGFGYE
- a CDS encoding serine protease; amino-acid sequence: MDWRKIILATCIGSLSISSVLVAPTVSSVEQPLSQCSTQQLQKQAKLITVKVLSKDFLGSGILIHTKGSVYTVLTNAHVLRSGKAPYQIQTYDDKVYAATLQRMSDRGNDLARLQFRSDRTKYTVASLDFRSSLTKGNKVFAAGFPFDEEGDRDIGFVCKTGEVSLILDKALEGGYKVGYTNDIQKGMSGGPLLNHVGKVVAINGMHAEPLWGDPYVYQDGTEPEPELRQQMHQYSWGIPIKTFVDLVSSSDCNFQAEVKP
- a CDS encoding tetratricopeptide repeat-containing serine protease family protein translates to MNFGRYLPAVLMGATVVVVQPQVALGLTATQVSNLAKEFTVLIGGDGVGSGIIFDRKGDTYYVLTNQHVVANDGRYEIQTPDNSRYPVYRSQELPGLDLAIVQFNSNKNYRVANLGNSDQIQEGMTVYVVGWADALPGITSERTYQFTEGKIRTRLQKSEDGYGLVYNNEAIPGMSGGPVLDEQGRVVGINGRADTEVRKDGTLVASLRLGIPVNTFLAARKNSPSANTPQKPATGVATSITTPVTSRKITAEGLISLGGAKAKRGDYQGAISDYNQALQLSPNNSDAFYQRGVAYSKQKNYQAALEDFNQVIRLSPKNSFAYAFRGHLRLQLGDFKGANADGNQAIRFDPDSGYGYIIRGGGRFFLKYQQGALADFDWSIKLLPDNPRAYMVRAIARKISGDKQGALADFQKAATLSKQQGDEDSYQKSVSEIKRLQGI
- a CDS encoding tetratricopeptide repeat protein, whose amino-acid sequence is MKFTRHLSATLVGATLTIMQPQVSVALTPAQVSDLAKDFTVLISGDGVGSGVIFDRKGETYYVLTNRHVVVNDGRYEIQTPDGSKYPVYRSQELPGLDLAVLQFNSNKNYRIANIGNSDQVREGMTVYVVGWADALPGITKERSYQFTDGNVRSRLKEGKDGYTLVYNNEAIPGMSGGPVLDEQGRVVGINGRADTEVRKDGALVASLRLGIPINTFLATRRNSQPIATGSQTATRQRSAEDYISLGGAKAQRKDYQGAIADYNQALKISPNNPDAYFRRSNAYFLIGNLQSATSDLNKVIQLNPKNGFAYAMRCAIRLTEKDIPGAVRDGEEAVRLNPNLGFAYLARGSARAFLPDYQGAIADINKFIDQEPGFAHAYAVRGYSRAGLGDRKGANADFDQALKLDPNFFSTYQLRGVVRGFLWGDKPGALADLQKASDLIQKEGNSFLYQEVQNAIKFVENPASASQQVLIEPFNQAIARNPNDANAYFYRGGGYYLQGNKQSALADITKATQINPKFSVAWVAQGDIFRELGKYTEARNSYDRAIKANSQWGNVSPSVAYAYRGLTNLVLGNTQAANADINQALQLDPKNAVAYGFRGLSFHYQKDYRRAIAAYEKALSLDAKLSPAINNLGLVKYELGDVEGAIRQFQRAININNTSPESQLALAVALYNKGQQDQGLAMAQAALRLDNRWGDIKFIKQQLWGNRLIADTQKLLANPKIR
- the psbA gene encoding photosystem II q(b) protein, encoding MTTTLTRGESGSLWDRFCEWITSTNNRLYVGWFGVLMIPTLLTATICFIIAFIAAPPVDIDGIREPVSGSLLYGNNIISGAIVPTSNAIGLHFYPIWEASSLDEWLYNGGPYELIVFHFLIGIFCWMGRQWELSYRLGMRPWICVAYSAPVAAATSVFLIYPIGQGSFSDGMPLGISGTFNFMLVFQAEHNILMHPFHQLGVAGVFGGSLFCAMHGSLVTSSLVRETTENESVNYGYKFGQEQETYNIVAAHGYFGRLIWQYASFNNSRSLHFFLAAWPVVCIWFTALGISTMAFNLNGFNFNQSILDSHGRIVNTWADILNRANLGMEVMHERNAHNFPLDLASGEAVPVAMNAPAIHG